From the genome of Ziziphus jujuba cultivar Dongzao chromosome 4, ASM3175591v1:
GCATAAGCAATAAGAAGTTATTTGCAGGGAAGCAAAAATCGTCGAGACGGTGGAAATGTCGGCGACAGTTTCCGTTGTCGATCCCGTCCGACACTGACAGGGGGGAAGAAGTTTCTTGCACGCGTGTCGTCGAGTTGTCGCCGGAATCGATGGAAATCGATGGAATCGTCCATTGTCGGTGAAGATTTCGGGTTTTGGGTGAATAAGATGGAAAGATCGGCCGGTTGTCGACAGGAAAAGGTGGAAATTTCTGGGATATGTCGGCCGGACTGGTTGGGTGTGTTTGTGttgatttgtgtgtgtgtttggtttGTGGTAGTCGGTCGGAGAAAAACCGAAGGGGGAAAAGATGGGGATacacagagagaagagaagagaagagaagagaaaaaagagggccgaaattagaaattttggttttttttgtttttggttgttAACTGATCTGGCACagaagagagggaggaagaagacgaagggaagagaggaagaagaagaaaggataagaaagaaatctttcttccacgtgggggaagggaaagagaaagaagaaaagaaaaaaagataagaaagaaatctttctttcacgtgggggaagggaaagagaaagaagaaaagaagaaaagaaaaaaagataagaaagaaatctttctttcacgtgggggaaggaaagagaaagaataaaataaaaaaataaataaaaatctatgtgATGGTGATTTGTCGTGGTGGTATGAAAAAGTGAGAAGCAACtaattcaattatattcttaGCTTTTACCTCATCTAATTCATGTTATTGCTTTTAGTTATCAGTTTTAATATGCTTGATTTTtactatgataatattttaatatacatctttttatttttttaattttagtgtttaatttaatttaatttatttttttaataaatttaattttatctatttaaaaataaataaataatattgttagtttttttgttatataatatataagattttagtatatatatttaattggatgagtattttattatattttattattattgtattttaattattgaatttttatattattttattatattaattattttatatctcaaaatttgtattttaaattaaaaatttacagtttacATAatcttatcgatatttccatcgatatcgatattttcatcgatatttctgtaaattcataccttcgatattttcatcgacatcgatattttcttcactggttatttgtaattAAGGTCATAATTTATACACTAATATTAGACATTGtaccttttaaataatatatttatctaaattcTTTATGAAATGCCAAGATCAATctcatgaaaatatatatagtagtatTTTATTGGGAAATGTAACTCAGTTTAGATGGGGTCATCACATGTCTTCCCACATTTGGGAACATATGTTGTTGCTCATTTTATGCTGGACTGCATCACTTTGTAAAACAAAACTCTATCTTTATATAATATGCGTGTTTAATTAAATGCTAATATAGGTTGGTAAGGAATTTAATTctgataaaaaagcaaaaattcaaattgtataATAATGTTAATAGATAAGTTATAAAAAGTTTGACTCGTTATGGGATTGAAAGTTTATTTGATCATACCGAAGGTGAGACAACAGAGCGGTTAATTTTGTTAACTTCATTTACCAATTTACTCTATTTATTATACTTATGCTCCACACCTAAGCCAGCAGAATACTTtcattgtgatttttttttttcatttaatttttggttttattttttttatttcatttatattcattatcttttgcatatttattatcttctcatttatttatttaatatatatatatatatatgttttttaaatatctactttttatatctttcatatctcaattatataaaattatattatactatatgataatatttttttcgcAATTTCTTAGTTATAACAATATTATCAGCTACTAATTATTAGCAAATAAAtctataattaaaattagaaatatacATTATCAACAATATagtatttattaacttttttttttttttttgtaattacatTGTAAGCTTTGATTTTAGtgacaatttattttattattttttcattgttaatttattttttaattagttgtatatctttaaaattattttaaatttgaaataatagtTTACCGTTAAAACAAACATTTCATAATCAGTAGAGCGATATGATCGAACATATCTTTGCCAAAAAAACCTTGTTAACCTTTTAATCATTTTTGgtctataaaaaaatttggtttaacGAATACCATAATTAGTTCTGACTTTAGTTacctaaactaaatttgttgCATATTTgcttatgttattattttttcaaactacACATTAGAAAATAATCTATGATTAATGATGTATGTTGTCCCTTGGGGGAgggaggcaaaaaaaaaaaaaaaaatggatacgCCACTGGTTATTCCAGTAGTTTGAGTAACTTTTTATAGGTGGAAAATGTTAGCCCAGGAGGGATTCAATCCtcaataaatggaaaaattaccaagaacGTGATTACCTCCAAATATAACTTATCAAATTCTatgattgtttttttaatgttgtCATGATCAAAATACAAGGGAGCTATTTACAAATTGAATGTGCAAATAATAGGCAACTAGCTGTATCATTTGCTGTTACTTTGTTTGGCAAAATAAAGATAGGAATGGCATTCCGTATATTATGCACTTACTCTAGAATCCtacaattttaaaacttaaGTGAGATGAAAATAATGTACTTATTACTTTAGCACGTACAGGtgaccacaaagaaaaaaaaaaaatatatatatatatatatatatataaatattttatttaatttttgaagatttttaataactttttttttctttttgctaaaaatattttcaatggctttgacaaaaacaaaataaatattaatctatgtaagtttttcctttttggataATTTGTCTAAATTATACTATTCCTTCAATCGATTAATTTGAATGGGCCAAGCCCAAATGGAAATGATGATGACCATTGGTATAAACCCATTGTAGTTGAAGAGAAACAATTATGTACAGTGAAAATTCACCACAGTAGAAATCACATTAAATACTATAGTATAGTATTACAACCATATTGTTTAGATTATATTATTGTCATCAACATCACTCCTTGTAACTATTGCCAACAAATGGAGGGATAATATAAAATGTAGCGTAAAATGCGATGGAGTGAGGAACTTGGGGAAAAAAGTGGAGCAAATACTAGTGATATAGCAAGGATGCCAATCAAGCCCATGACCAAGACAAAAATGGCAAGCCCTATGTTTTTGCTCACTACCAGATAAACTCCTGCCATGAATGCTATCGAGACCATGGTCAGAGCTAATCCCAACAATGGTAGCGCGAATCTAAGGGAAGTACTTGCCAAATTAAGATCACCCAATTGTGACCAAATTATGGCAATAGCAGCTTTAGAGGAGCTATAAAAAGCTATGTAGTTGCTGATTATGTATGTATgaaacatgattccatggcttGGTTCTGAGCTGTCATCATCATTGCCTGGCACCGAGAATCCGACAGCGAAAGTTACGATGACAATAAGCGTTGCAACTAATAGAAGAGTATTAACTCTATCCTTGTAAAATTCCATGTACGGCGTCTGTGTCTGCACTTGTTCTACAATATTCTCTTCTGGTTTCGAGTTTTGGGGGTCAATAGGCATGCCAATGATTGTGCTCTGAGCTCGTGGAGCACCGGCGTGCCTCAAGGCTTGCCATGTCAATCGCTGCAAAGCAGGCATTATTTATCTGGcaagtaaatatatatgaagcaagaaaaaaaataaaaacagttttttGGTTGATCTTTGAGCTTTACATGTGtgttcttaaaacaaaaatctgattTTAGCAAATGTAAGTAACAAGATGATGAATGTATGTTTAATGAAGGTTGTTTGATTAGACTAAACTTAAAAGTCCATTGAAGGCAATTAGAGATCTAAATTTTTGTATGTGTATGCGTACATCTTCATCATTTTGCTATGTGAGACATAAGCCCTTGGGCTTAGAGATTTAAATTTTTCATATGTATGTGTCTACATAATTTTGCTCTTTTGGGCATAATTTGGGCATGCTTATCCAACATAGCATATTAAGTTAGCATATACGTATACAATTTTGATTTGTTAAAAACATAATTCTCACTTCATATTAGTTATCTAGCGATGTATCAAGTGCTAAAAGTTGATTAAGTACACCTTATAAAAATGAgttgaataaaaaatgaattataccTCACGAGCCGTCTTTCCTTCGTCATTCATGAGTTGTAAGTCAATTCTGGAATCCCATGTCAAAATGCTAACAACCATAGGATGACTACCCTTTGTGGCCAAGTGTAAAGGAGTGTTTCCTTCGCAATCTCtttcatttatcaaaatttgaagTTGAGGATTCTTTAGCATATATCATACTGCTTTGGCTCTTCCATTCTTTGAGGCTAGATGAAGAATATTCTGATTTGATTATTGTTCAGCTCTCTTGAATCGGGACAATGCTGCAGAAACTCTGATTATATCTATATGACCTTTACTAGATGCCATGTGAATGGGAAAGAAGCCATTTTCATCAGCTACATATGAATATTCTCCAAATTCAATTAGTATACGTCTAACTCCTTCCGTATAACCTACTAGCGCCGCATAGGAGAGAGAATTTTTCCCTCTTTCATCAACCGATGTAACGGCAGATATCCACTTCTTTAGCAATAAAATGTCCAAAATACCTGGTGTTATAAAACAATCTTAATTTGAGGTAATtaatttcctatatatatatatagcgtgCCTTATTATTATGTTCTTTCATCAGTAATAAGACTTGCATACCCCACActgtaaaaaaatttctatatatatagagacaaTAACAGATAAGGACAATTATGACTACATACCTCCATTTTTTCCATCAATGCAAACATGGACAACTTTTTGTTTCATAAGATCATCAGGGTTATTTCCATCTTGATCCTCCATCATGGCCTTAAAAATCTCCATGTAACCAGCTTCAACAGCCATATACAGAGGAGATTTTCCTTCCCTATTCACATAATGTGTCACTTTTGGATCTTTCTCGAACAACATTCGGGCGATCCCTTTGTGTCGATTCTTCAATGCCAAATGCAAGGCTGTCTCTCTGTCATTATTCGTCTCTCTTATTAGTAGCACATTGCTACTACTAGTATTAGCGCTGGTACTACAAAAATCAGAAAGATTTACCTTTTCTCCAGAGACGAGCAAAATTTCGAGTGTCGAAAGGTGTCCGGAACCGGCAGCAACATGGAGAGGGAGATTGCCTGAGGATCTCTTGAACGTGCTGATCATAGCCTAAGCTTGCTGCAATATGAAGGAGTGTATCTCCTCGAGGTATTCGCTGCACGAAAAGAGAAATCTCCAAATCACGATCTGTTGAAAGTTGGCGGAGTAAATCAATGTTGTTGGTGGCAACAGCCTTGTAGAGTTGAGGAGGCATGGATTTCATGTTCTGATTCTTCATTTGGTTCCTCATGTGTTCATATTCCGCAgccttgttttgattttttatggtGCAGCCGCAGATTGCCGACGATATTTTGTTTAAAAGGCATTGTAGTATGGTCGGGTGATCTGTACTCCGAATTTGTGGGGGTCACACCTCTATTCtcttattcataatttatatattcatatacacacacacacacacacactctctctctctctctctctctctctctctctctcctagcTATCACCTGATGCTAAAAATATGTTCTGATTCTAAGCTTGCTGCGGAGTTCCTTTTTTCAACAAGTTTCGGAAAATTATTGAGGATCTCTTGAACGTGCTAATCATAGCCTAAGCTTGCTGCAATATGAAGGAGTGTATCTCCTCGAGGTATTCGCTGCACGAAAAGAGAAATCTCCAAATCACGATCTGTTGAAAGTTGGCGGAGTAAATCAATGTTGTTGGTGGCAACAGCCTTGTATAGTTGAGGAGGCATGGATTTCATGTTCTGATTCTTCATTTGGTTCCTCATGTGTTCATATTCCGCAgccttgttttgattttttatggtGCAGCCGCAGATTGCCGACGATATTTTGTTTAAAAGGCATTGTAGTATGGTCGGGTGATCTGTACTCCGAATTTGTGGGGGTCACACCTCTATTCtcttattcataatttatatattcatatatacacacacacacacactctctctctctctctctctctctctctctctctctctctctctctctctctctctctctctcagctaTCACCTGATGCTAAAAATATGTTTTGGTTTTGTGgagttttacttttttaaatagaaCTTTAATGTATCAGTGAATTCTTTgccaattaaatttcaaattttaatttttgatataattctaatgttaattaaaaaagatttactattaaaatcatatttaatggGAGactagccccaaaaaaaaaaaaagttcctatTGTTTGTACTTTTTGTTGTATTGGATTTCGAGCCCTTTTTATCTGTTAGAGCtttgatttttaaaacaaattgctATTTTGTCTACAACTAGTGACCATTATTAAATGGAATCTCCTATTAATTTGGtagttattaattaaaaatattcaattattattattattattattttttgtaatgaaAACTTAATATAAAAATGCAAGAAGTAACCAATtaaattggtaaataaaattcGGATCACACTAATTCATAATAACAAATAGCATCTCTCCTTTTAAAAAAGCAATTCTAACATCAATTCATGTTGGTCATGTATACATCTAATTCtttctaaaataaattgaaaaacgtaggtttattttatttatttgttttttccgtGCGTGCGGAGGGGTAATAATGGGGGGAAAACCccataactaaaataaaactgCCTCGCAAGACTAATAGAACTATAACGTCTCAAGCATTGACCATCAGCAACAAGACTATCAATTAGATTAGGAGTTGAAAGCATATATAGTTGCTTCATACACCTCAATCtaaaatttcccaaaaaaaacaacAGCACTTTGGTACGTTTTCTAAAATATTGGTGcaaattataaattcaaatccagcaaataaatttatacaacactaagtttattttatttatttgtttactttttctttttttcttttttttttgggggggggggggataaaACACTCGGTTGAGTCATTGCAGAAGGTAATtttccacaaaaaaataatatatatatatatatatatactaaaataaaaataaacccacCTATCAAGTTGATGTggcctaaaaaaacaaatacagatATTATCAAGGTGATCCCTATTTTGGAAGgatctgttttgaaattttcttaaaaaacagAATATTTTCTTCGCAAGttcaattatttcaaaaatataataaaacacttaattaattaataataataaataatttttatgcatattaccattaaaaaaatttacaattgatTGTTAAATTTAGACAAATATCAATTTCTATACTGCATATGGAGCAATTTATATTCATCATTAAAAATGTTCTGATATGTTATGTATccaaagaataaaacaaaataaaatgtctgctaaaagagaaagaaaacatgACAAATGCGACTAGCTTATTCAAATTAAACCTAAAAAGCTTTATGCTTCTTGTTCATAAAGTTACTATGAATAATATCTATAGAAATCAAGAGAGACTCTAAAGTATCGAATTCTAATATAAAGAAGGACTCTAATCTAAAGCaaagcatcttcaatataaagaAGGACTCTAAtctaaagaataaaagaaagcataaattaattgaaatccTACAAGAGGTAAAGCATCTTCAATGGCTTTATCAACAACTATACTAAAAACAAATTACTTCTACAATGGGTTTGTTTAAACACATTACAAAAATGAAGTCTaaaacgcaaaaaaaaaaaaaaaaaaaaaaaaaaaactctatcaaGCTAATgtagcaaataaaataaataaataaatgctaatAATGTGAGCATCTACTTTGGAAGgatctgttttgaaattttcttaaaaaaaaaaatttcttaaaaggtTAATTAACTCAAATAGATTTTATGCATactactattaaaaaaaattataatttactataaaatttaaaaagtgtcAATTTCTATGGCGCATATGGAacaattcatatttatcattgaaAATGTTCTAAAATATTATGTATCCAAAGATTAAATCGAAAAAGAAGgtccgccaaaaaaaaaaagagaaagaaaacttaACAAATGGGACTAGCTAATTCAAATTAAACCTAAAGCCTTATGCTTCTTGTTCCTAAAGTTACAATGAATAATATCTATAGAAATCATGAGGGAATTTAATAACAAGtaacaaatttattatattgaaGTAATGAATTCTAATATAAAGATGTACTACAATCGAAAGCCTAGGATtctaaagaataaaagaaagcgtaaattaattaaaatatacagtAGTTAGAGTATCTCCAACAGCTCAATATATTTCtacactaaaaagaaaaaaattatttcctcCTATTCTGTCTAAACATCTTACAAAGCtaaagtgaaaaaaacaaaagaaagatacTTTCAAGCTAACCCTCTACTTCGGAATAgtctgttttgaaattttataaaaaagaaaatttttttaaaaggtcaattatctcaaaaaaatacaaataaaataaaataataaaatattaattaattaatagccataaaaaaattttatgcatataaaaagaTTTACATTTGGCTATCAAATTtaagaaattcaatttttatgccATATATAGTGCAAttcacatttttatattttatgtatgcAAAGAATAAAGCGAAATAGAAAGTCAACCAACtagaaaaaacagaaataaaacaTTACAAATGGGACTACCTAAAGCTTTATGCTTTTTGTTCCTAAAGTTGCTATGaataatatctataaaaatcaagtgagattctaatattaagtaacaaatttattttattaaagaagCAAATTCTACTATAAACTCTAATCTTAAGCCTAaaattcaaaagattaaaagaatacaaaaattaattaaaatcctaCAATAAatagagcatctccaatggctCTATTTTTgctatgctaaaaaaaaaaaaaaaaaagttacttcTCCAATGGGTCTATCTAATCCAAACCAAGCTGatgtgaaaaaggaaaaaaacaaaaagctaaaaaCATAGTATCACATTGATGTACTATCAAGTGACCCCCTACTTTAGAAGAgtctgttttgaaatttttaaaaaataaaattttttcataaaagGGCAATtgtcttaaaataaataaataaataaataaataaactagtaaaatatttaattaattaatagctttaaaatagtttttatgcatattaccatttaaaaaattacaattgagcattaaatttagataaaatcaatttcaatgccACATATAGAGCAATTCACATTTATAGTTAAAAATGTTCTTATATGTTATGCATCCAAGgaataaaacaaaagagaaagtcTGCCAGctagaaaaaagagaaagaaaacatgATAAATGGTGCTAGCTAATTCAGTTAAACCTAAAGCTCTATTCTTCCTATTCTAAAGTTACTATGAATATATCTGTAGAAATCAAGAAGGATTCAAATATCAggtaacaaatttatttagttGAAGTAACAAATTCTAGTATAAAGAGAGATTGTAAGGCCTCAAATTCTaaagaataaaaacataaatcaattaaaatcctaaaataGGTAAAGTATATCCAATGGCCCCATATATTACTacactaaaaaaatttatttttttcaatgggTTTGTCTAAACAACCTAAGAAGCTAATGTggcaaggaaaaataaaaaaccctgTCAATCTAAAgtgccccccccccccaaaaaaaaaaaaaaaaaaaagaagaagaagataccCTCAAGATAACCCTCAACTTCAGAAAGGtatgttttgaaattttctaaaaagtatttttttttcctttaaaggTCAATtatcttaaataaaataaaataaaataattaattaattaattaatagttataaaataatttttatgcatatcactattaaaaaaaatttacaattgacttttaaatttaaatagtgtAAATTTCTATATCACGTATATAGTACTtcacatttattattgaaaatattcttatatataatgTAACCGACGAATAAAGTGAAATAAAAGATCTTCCAActagagaaaagagaaagaaagcatGACAAATAGGACTAACTAGTTCAAATTAAACTTAAAGCTTTATGCTTTTTGTTCCTAAAGTTACTATGCATAATATCTATAGAAACCAAGAAGGACTCTAATATCAAgtgacaaatttattttattaaagtaaCGAACTCTAATATAAAAAGAGATTTTAATATAAAGTCTAAGATTCTGAAGAATAAAAgtaagtttaaattaattaaaatcctaCTCTAGTTAGAAAATCTCCTATAGCTCTATCTATTgctatactaaaaaaaaattacatttctaATATATCTATCTAAATACTCTATTAAGCTAAAgtggtaaaataaaaagaaaaaaatactatcAACGTGACCTTATACTTCGAAAGGttgaaattttctaaaacactattttttgttttttaggggTCAAtatctcaaaaataaaataaaataataaaatatttgattaatgaATAGTCATAACTAGCTTTTATACATATTATCATGAAAAATactttacaatttaaatttaaacaatatctCATATCAAGTGATTCATATTCatcattaaaaatgtttttatgtgTTATATATCCAAAAAATGAAGTGAAAGAAATCGTGACAAATGAGACATGCCAATTCAAATTAAACCTAAAGCTTTATGTTTCTTGTTCCTACAGTCATGCTTTAAAATATCCGAAATTTTGTcgaaatttttaagaaattttttatttttaaggggtcgaaataaaatttagattccaaatagaaattgatagaatttctattatatccattgaaatttctaaaattttaccaaaattttcatgaaaatttctgtaaaaatatacacataaaatatttaacaatttaattaaaaaatctataatttccatggaaatttctaaaatttctataaaattttataaatatccatgaaattttttaatttttttaaaaaattcataaatattattgatatttagtaaaaaaatttatcaaatcaacttcattgataatttttttactatttaattgtcttttaaacatttagtgatataagcaaaataaaatgaattgaattgaatgacattaataagttctacttattaaatatcgataaagcaaaaatacaaagattgtgaatcatatttttgagcttggaaaatctTATTGCCGGGAATATCTGTTTTACAAATGTGGATAAATAGATTATGAAACATATACATGGAGATATCACAACAAGAAGAGAATCcgatttctataaattttggatcaatGAGGGTTGCAAGTCATTTTTATAACTTgtattcaatggatatttatggaatgtcatcaagtagcaacttatGGGTACCATCTtaaactcaaccatcaaagaATAGTAGTTATACACATAGTCAATTAATAATGCAATATTCATatagttggcatattaataattttatgcaaaattatcaaggaGATATAtgttttcataactacttctcacatttcacatctcaaaatcaaaataaagaagaaacgGATGATTTTTAACCATTCAGAAATTTCATAtggtattaagatgatatttatgaattacaatgtaattgtaataatcatttcatatattttagttaataaataattttatcatatatatattttttgacatatgtttattaataataataatttatctatggtTATTAAAGCTCATCCTAGATCAATTTACtaaaaagaatataacatccattcaatattttagcaagttttataatcaatttgataattgatagattaaataagctaattctaaagtgttagtaaaatttttcattttttaaaacaaatttccatcattctttataattttttattgatatttaatatttttcgatatttctaTGGAAGTTCTcgtattttaaacttttgatatttccatcgatactgATTTTTTGAACCTTGCCTATAGTTATCATGAATAATATCTATAGAAATCAAAAAAGACTCTCATATCAAGTAACGAATTAATTTTACTGAAGTAACAAATTCTAATGTAAAAAGTGACTCTAATCTTAAAGCCTAAGATCTTGAAGAATAAAAGattgcataaattaattaaaaatcctACAATAGGTAGAGCATTTGGAatggatttatttattgttacatttaaaaaaaaaaaaatttccaatcgGTTTATCTAAATATCCTACCAAGTtgatgtagaaaaaaaaaaaatagaagaaaaagaaaacacctAAGCTgatgtgccaaaaaaaaaaaaaaaaaaaaaggatactaTCAAGGTGAACATCTAGCTAAGAAgggtttatttttaaattttctaaaaaactaattttttttatttgaaggtcaattatctcaaaaataaaataaaattaactaataaaatatttcattaactaattatcatatatatttgttatgtatattgctattaaaatatatatatatatatatatatatttgacaataaattgagtaattttattaattaataattgatttgaaatcTTTGGGCTTTGAAGCCGAATGAAACTTAACGtcccaaacaaaatatattttttaacttttgaaagaAATAACCAAATGAAACTTAACGccccaaacaaaatatattttttaacttttgaaaacaataataaatgtaaAAGGAAATGCTTTAAGTTATTAAAAGTGGCAAAAAAGtagtaatttgaaattttggaacttttccctttgtttttttttttttttttttttcattaattctgaattaaaaatttagtaGCGGCCCAAAATATCATGGGGACTAAAGTTTTCTGGGTGTACGACTACGCTAGTCCATCAGCCGATCGGCCAATCAACATCAAGGTTTCCACTTCACCCACATTGAAAGCATGATTTTTCGTCCACCGATGAACtgttgacctttttttttttttttttttttggctgaaataaATGTTGACTTCATATGTATTTGGTCTTTACAATcagatttttttgggtttggattttatttgaaccggttttaataaattagatgTAGCAGTAAACTT
Proteins encoded in this window:
- the LOC132803554 gene encoding protein ACCELERATED CELL DEATH 6-like, with translation MRNQMKNQNMKSMPPQLYKAVATNNIDLLRQLSTDRDLEISLFVQRIPRGDTLLHIAASLGYDQHVQEILSTSANTSSSNVLLIRETNNDRETALHLALKNRHKGIARMLFEKDPKVTHYVNREGKSPLYMAVEAGYMEIFKAMMEDQDGNNPDDLMKQKVVHVCIDGKNGGILDILLLKKWISAVTSVDERGKNSLSYAALVGYTEGVRRILIEFGEYSYVADENGFFPIHMASSKGHIDIIRVSAALSRFKRAEQ